A section of the Phaseolus vulgaris cultivar G19833 chromosome 8, P. vulgaris v2.0, whole genome shotgun sequence genome encodes:
- the LOC137825876 gene encoding protein SCAR2 isoform X1, with amino-acid sequence MPLCRHHIRSAHALTDPELYGAADSNDSEALLEAVAMAGLVGFLRQLGDLAQFAAEMFHDLHEEVMATTARGHSLISRVQQLEAEVPALEKDFRSLTHHSSIYTNGGIEWHPNLRSEHNLVTRGDLPRFIMDSYEECRGPPRLFLLDKFDVAGAGACLKRYTDPSFFTVKSASSGTATGEVQREKKIRKIKQKKATRLQNGETPEVVPSHAKLHELFLEERIENAFSDPARLVKLKKKQLNGSAVEAKTDKSYMEKILEIHSPDHKLVCEIPQPGQLVLDDSQSGIKTLEISSITSLNRSLGNENLCSTQNEQELELNPYTEMDRETSGYIMEVNEQISGGVTEEMSSNYLKVIDEAELVFDEEKKRECSYHSDDVTSEVDDYMDALATMEPELETDNEYGPMNSLLDIQNLTDSSGKGEPQMQAQFSDSQSFGDSSTSEEISSFEQDRIGEHNEGQGLLLDSPSTGTSWESDDNCSFTRVRNVEHSQSQVQFSDFQSMGNSTSQIEDMPSNQFLPTYELQTTYCREFVMHDDAHVRREAISDSIPVTAGLIDSGHSSVSYDLGAASPASLPAQSQSDETPSGPELHLRIEDDEEKECLVESIVARPDTLYPIRDDACPVVSFDNNPSNNLNVCDPYVHYNALLQVSNELNLAHEGECGDHSEIEVMQEESPNEYSSEMLVSEDVDIHGEDPICPAVEVDLNPGTKLLLDGRDLKSEDDNIATQLNSEDLLPAAEITPKCSFTKEPCLDFTHGNKPDLAEIEVPHPDQQGNFEEAPRLFGEEEISVSTCSLDVVEDDGHIEPPSSDVISSPMSNLTKLEESLSILADPHEKEMIVNEVDNRESLTELAAQKVVDQVDIASTEFPSDMNRSVPCYPPDSGMWNNIEHSSLEKIQYSSSINDLKTVPVCLDQDPRRSSDQRINPTKHVMDPSEPLISDFIRKATKKHLEEMAPMPPLPPMQWRTGKVQHASLVTQREEASLASLQPIQPNKPDDKSQFGLFTSEKETLPYQNLFLPVMAMQSNKYQHSSGVSAGISENPVAIPFQFPVMLNEANGQYNFLVAEQSQIQNPFLAFRDRPPLGYIVASEGEKTLNSNPYSSTLPAVCAISEADPIFQQEKPTQSPSQLTEGDSLAVKMDRPGELHLVLHEDVPLSPKEKPAQTPRLLMEGTSLEVKIPKQSSLNLEGRIQEDTSISPVSPPSPGIEHSNHSMLPSDGEMASPLDTSARTEMPDGKPKNKRPLPQDPVIDPVAALDKSRLRKVTERVMPPRAAKGDERDSLLEIIRTKSFNLRPAAVNRPPSIWGPKTNLRVAAILEKANAIRQALAGSDEDDDADSWSDS; translated from the exons ATGCCACTTTGCAGGCACCACATTCGGAGTGCGCACGCACTGACGGATCCGGAGCTGTACGGCGCCGCCGATAGCAATGACTCCGAAGCGCTCCTGGAAGCTGTTGCAATGGCCGGACTCGTAGGCTTTCTGCGCCAGCTCGGCGACCTCGCTCA ATTTGCTGCTGAGATGTTCCATGACTTGCATGAAGAGGTAATGGCTACTACTGCAAGAGGTCACAGTCTTATATCTCGTGTTCAACAGCTCGAGGCTGAAGTTCCAGCACTTGAGAAAGATTTTCGGTCACTAACTCATCATTCATCAATTTATACAAATGGAG GAATTGAATGGCATCCCAATCTTCGGTCTGAACACAATCTTGTTACCCGAGGAGACTTACCTCGATTTATAATGGATTCATATGAAGAATGTCGTGGTCCTCCAAGATTGTTCCTTCTGGACAA GTTTGATGTTGCTGGGGCTGGGGCATGTCTGAAGCGTTATACTGATCCCTCGTTCTTTACAGTGAAGTCTGCTTCCTCTGGAACAGCAACAGGAGAAGTTCAAAGGGAAAAGAAAATTCGTAAAATTAAG CAAAAGAAAGCAACACGACTGCAGAATGGTGAAACCCCAGAAGTTGTACCATCACATGCAAA ACTGCATGAGTTGTTTCTCGAGGAGCGTATTGAGAATGCTTTTAGTGATCCTGCTCGTTTGGTGAAGTTGAAAAAGAAACAGTTGAATGGATCTGCAGTTGAAGCAAAAACTGACAAAAGTTACATGGAGAAAATTCTGGAAATTCACTCACCTGATCATAAACTGGTATGTGAAATTCCACAGCCTGGGCAATTGGTGTTAGATGATAGTCAAAGTGGGATTAAAACTCTTGAAATCAGTAGCATTACTTCCTTGAATAGGTCTTTGGGAAATGAAAACTTGTGTTCAACACAGAATGAGCAGGAACTAGAACTGAACCCATACACAGAAATGGATAGGGAGACAAGTGGATATATTATGGAGGTGAATGAACAAATCTCGGGTGGTGTAACAGAGGAAATGTCTTCGAATTATCTCAAGGTAATTGATGAAGCAGAATTGGTTTTtgatgaagaaaagaaaagagaatgtAGCTACCACTCTGATGATGTGACTAGCGAGGTTGATGATTATATGGATGCATTAGCTACCATGGAGCCTGAATTGGAAACAGATAATGAGTATGGACCTATGAATAGCTTATTAGATATTCAAAATTTAACAGATTCAAGTGGCAAAGGAGAGCCTCAAATGCAAGCTCAGTTTTCAGATTCTCAATCATTTGGAGACTCTTCAACTTCTGAAGAAATTAGTTCTTTTGAACAAGATAGAATTGGAGAGCATAATGAAGGGCAAGGTCTGTTGTTAGATTCTCCTTCAACTGGAACCTCCTGGGAATCCGATGATAATTGTTCATTCACAAGAGTTAGAAATGTGGAACATTCTCAATCACAAGTGCAGTTTTCAGATTTTCAATCTATGGGAAACTCCACATCGCAGATTGAAGATATGCCATCCAACCAGTTTCTCCCAACTTATGAGTTGCAAACGACTTATTGTCGTGAGTTTGTCATGCATGATGATGCTCATGTTCGGCGTGAAGCGATTTCTGATTCTATACCAGTCACTGCTGGTCTGATAGATTCCGGACATTCATCGGTGTCTTATGATCTTGGGGCTGCATCACCAGCATCCCTACCTGCACAGAGTCAATCAGATGAAACACCATCTGGCCCTGAACTTCATTTAAGAatagaagatgatgaagaaaaGGAGTGTCTTGTTGAATCTATAGTGGCCAGACCTGATACTCTCTACCCAATAAGAGATGATGCTTGCCCAGTGGTTTCCTTTGATAACAATCCTTCAAACAATTTGAATGTCTGTGATCCTTATGTCCATTATAATGCTCTGTTACAAGTTTCTAATGAATTAAACTTAGCTCATGAAGGTGAATGTGGTGATCATTCTGAGATTGAAGTTATGCAGGAAGAATCTCCTAATGAATACTCTTCTGAAATGTTGGTTAGTGAAGATGTTGATATTCATGGGGAGGATCCAATTTGCCCAGCAGTGGAAGTAGACCTGAATCCAGGTACTAAGCTGTTGCTTGATGGCCGAGATTTAAAATCTGAGGACGATAATATAGCTACCCAATTGAACTCAGAAGATCTGCTTCCTGCTGCAGAGATTACACCTAAGTGTAGTTTTACAAAGGAGCCATGCTTAGATTTTACACACGGAAACAAACCAGATTTAGCAGAAATTGAAGTTCCGCATCCTGATCAGCAAGGAAATTTTGAAGAGGCGCCAAGGTTATTCGGTGAAGAAGAAATAAGTGTATCCACCTGCAGTTTGGATGTAGTTGAAGATGATGGTCATATTGAACCCCCGTCTTCTGATGTAATATCATCTCCAATGAGTAACCTTACAAAGTTGGAAGAATCTCTTTCTATTTTAGCAGATCCTCATGAGAAGGAGATGATAGTTAATGAGGTGGATAATAGAGAATCTTTGACAGAATTAGCAGCCCAGAAGGTAGTGGATCAAGTAGATATTGCTTCTACTGAATTTCCATCAGACATGAACAGATCAGTTCCATGCTATCCTCCTGATTCTGGAATGTGGAATAATATTGAGCATTCATCTCTTGAGAAAATCCAATATAGCTCTTCGATCAATGACCTGAAAACAGTGCCTGTTTGTTTGGACCAAGACCCTCGAAGGTCATCTGATCAACGAATTAACCCAACAAAACATGTCATGGATCCATCAGAACCACTTATTTCTGACTTCATACGCAAGGCAACTAAAAAACATCTTGAGGAGATGGCACCTATGCCCCCTCTGCCTCCAATGCAATGGAGAACGGGCAAGGTTCAACATGCTTCCCTGGTTACACAGAGAGAAGAAGCAAGTCTAGCCTCACTCCAACCAATACAGCCAAATAAACCTGATGATAAGTCTCAATTTGGTTTATTTACTTCTGAGAAAGAAACCCTGCCATATCAGAATCTATTTTTACCTGTCATGGCTATGCAAAGCAATAAGTATCAACATTCTTCTGGGGTTTCTGCGGGAATTTCAGAGAATCCTGTTGCTATTCCTTTTCAATTTCCTGTAATGTTAAATGAAGCAAATGGTCAATATAATTTCCTGGTAGCAGAGCAAAGCCAGATACAAAACCCTTTCTTAGCATTCCGGGACAGGCCTCCACTTGGCTATATTGTTGCTTCGGAGGGAGAAAAAACATTGAATTCAAATCCATACTCATCAACGCTGCCTGCTGTGTGTGCTATTTCTGAGGCTGATCCTATTtttcagcaagaaaaaccaaCACAATCTCCAAGTCAGTTAACGGAAGGTGACAGCTTAGCAGTTAAAATGGATAGACCTGGAGAATTGCATTTGGTGCTACATGAAGATGTTCCCCTTTCTCCAAAAGAGAAACCAGCACAAACTCCGAGACTGTTAATGGAAGGGACCAGTTTAGAAGTTAAAATTCCTAAGCAGTCTTCACTTAATCTGGAAGGGAGGATACAAGAAGATACTTCAATCTCACCCGTGTCCCCTCCCAGTCCAGGAATTGAGCACTCAAATCACAGTATGCTGCCTTCAGATGGAGAAATGGCGTCTCCATTGGATACATCTGCTCGGACTGAGATGCCAGATGGAAAACCAAAGAATAAGCGTCCTCTTCCCCAAGATCCTGTAATTGATCCTGTAGCTGCTCTTGACAAAAGCAGG TTGAGGAAAGTTACTGAAAGGGTGATGCCCCCCAGAGCAGCAAAGGGAGATGAAAGAGACTCACTGTTAGAAATTATAAGAACTAAG TCCTTCAACTTGAGGCCGGCTGCGGTGAACCGACCACCCAGCATTTGGGGTCCGAAAACGAACTTGAGGGTTGCTGCCATCCTGGAAAAAGCAAATGCAATTCGTCAG GCATTGGCTGGAagtgatgaagatgatgatgcaGATAGTTGGAGTGATTCTTGA
- the LOC137825876 gene encoding protein SCAR2 isoform X2, giving the protein MKNVVVLQDCSFWTMKSASSGTATGEVQREKKIRKIKQKKATRLQNGETPEVVPSHAKLHELFLEERIENAFSDPARLVKLKKKQLNGSAVEAKTDKSYMEKILEIHSPDHKLVCEIPQPGQLVLDDSQSGIKTLEISSITSLNRSLGNENLCSTQNEQELELNPYTEMDRETSGYIMEVNEQISGGVTEEMSSNYLKVIDEAELVFDEEKKRECSYHSDDVTSEVDDYMDALATMEPELETDNEYGPMNSLLDIQNLTDSSGKGEPQMQAQFSDSQSFGDSSTSEEISSFEQDRIGEHNEGQGLLLDSPSTGTSWESDDNCSFTRVRNVEHSQSQVQFSDFQSMGNSTSQIEDMPSNQFLPTYELQTTYCREFVMHDDAHVRREAISDSIPVTAGLIDSGHSSVSYDLGAASPASLPAQSQSDETPSGPELHLRIEDDEEKECLVESIVARPDTLYPIRDDACPVVSFDNNPSNNLNVCDPYVHYNALLQVSNELNLAHEGECGDHSEIEVMQEESPNEYSSEMLVSEDVDIHGEDPICPAVEVDLNPGTKLLLDGRDLKSEDDNIATQLNSEDLLPAAEITPKCSFTKEPCLDFTHGNKPDLAEIEVPHPDQQGNFEEAPRLFGEEEISVSTCSLDVVEDDGHIEPPSSDVISSPMSNLTKLEESLSILADPHEKEMIVNEVDNRESLTELAAQKVVDQVDIASTEFPSDMNRSVPCYPPDSGMWNNIEHSSLEKIQYSSSINDLKTVPVCLDQDPRRSSDQRINPTKHVMDPSEPLISDFIRKATKKHLEEMAPMPPLPPMQWRTGKVQHASLVTQREEASLASLQPIQPNKPDDKSQFGLFTSEKETLPYQNLFLPVMAMQSNKYQHSSGVSAGISENPVAIPFQFPVMLNEANGQYNFLVAEQSQIQNPFLAFRDRPPLGYIVASEGEKTLNSNPYSSTLPAVCAISEADPIFQQEKPTQSPSQLTEGDSLAVKMDRPGELHLVLHEDVPLSPKEKPAQTPRLLMEGTSLEVKIPKQSSLNLEGRIQEDTSISPVSPPSPGIEHSNHSMLPSDGEMASPLDTSARTEMPDGKPKNKRPLPQDPVIDPVAALDKSRLRKVTERVMPPRAAKGDERDSLLEIIRTKSFNLRPAAVNRPPSIWGPKTNLRVAAILEKANAIRQALAGSDEDDDADSWSDS; this is encoded by the exons ATGAAGAATGTCGTGGTCCTCCAAGATTGTTCCTTCTGGACAA TGAAGTCTGCTTCCTCTGGAACAGCAACAGGAGAAGTTCAAAGGGAAAAGAAAATTCGTAAAATTAAG CAAAAGAAAGCAACACGACTGCAGAATGGTGAAACCCCAGAAGTTGTACCATCACATGCAAA ACTGCATGAGTTGTTTCTCGAGGAGCGTATTGAGAATGCTTTTAGTGATCCTGCTCGTTTGGTGAAGTTGAAAAAGAAACAGTTGAATGGATCTGCAGTTGAAGCAAAAACTGACAAAAGTTACATGGAGAAAATTCTGGAAATTCACTCACCTGATCATAAACTGGTATGTGAAATTCCACAGCCTGGGCAATTGGTGTTAGATGATAGTCAAAGTGGGATTAAAACTCTTGAAATCAGTAGCATTACTTCCTTGAATAGGTCTTTGGGAAATGAAAACTTGTGTTCAACACAGAATGAGCAGGAACTAGAACTGAACCCATACACAGAAATGGATAGGGAGACAAGTGGATATATTATGGAGGTGAATGAACAAATCTCGGGTGGTGTAACAGAGGAAATGTCTTCGAATTATCTCAAGGTAATTGATGAAGCAGAATTGGTTTTtgatgaagaaaagaaaagagaatgtAGCTACCACTCTGATGATGTGACTAGCGAGGTTGATGATTATATGGATGCATTAGCTACCATGGAGCCTGAATTGGAAACAGATAATGAGTATGGACCTATGAATAGCTTATTAGATATTCAAAATTTAACAGATTCAAGTGGCAAAGGAGAGCCTCAAATGCAAGCTCAGTTTTCAGATTCTCAATCATTTGGAGACTCTTCAACTTCTGAAGAAATTAGTTCTTTTGAACAAGATAGAATTGGAGAGCATAATGAAGGGCAAGGTCTGTTGTTAGATTCTCCTTCAACTGGAACCTCCTGGGAATCCGATGATAATTGTTCATTCACAAGAGTTAGAAATGTGGAACATTCTCAATCACAAGTGCAGTTTTCAGATTTTCAATCTATGGGAAACTCCACATCGCAGATTGAAGATATGCCATCCAACCAGTTTCTCCCAACTTATGAGTTGCAAACGACTTATTGTCGTGAGTTTGTCATGCATGATGATGCTCATGTTCGGCGTGAAGCGATTTCTGATTCTATACCAGTCACTGCTGGTCTGATAGATTCCGGACATTCATCGGTGTCTTATGATCTTGGGGCTGCATCACCAGCATCCCTACCTGCACAGAGTCAATCAGATGAAACACCATCTGGCCCTGAACTTCATTTAAGAatagaagatgatgaagaaaaGGAGTGTCTTGTTGAATCTATAGTGGCCAGACCTGATACTCTCTACCCAATAAGAGATGATGCTTGCCCAGTGGTTTCCTTTGATAACAATCCTTCAAACAATTTGAATGTCTGTGATCCTTATGTCCATTATAATGCTCTGTTACAAGTTTCTAATGAATTAAACTTAGCTCATGAAGGTGAATGTGGTGATCATTCTGAGATTGAAGTTATGCAGGAAGAATCTCCTAATGAATACTCTTCTGAAATGTTGGTTAGTGAAGATGTTGATATTCATGGGGAGGATCCAATTTGCCCAGCAGTGGAAGTAGACCTGAATCCAGGTACTAAGCTGTTGCTTGATGGCCGAGATTTAAAATCTGAGGACGATAATATAGCTACCCAATTGAACTCAGAAGATCTGCTTCCTGCTGCAGAGATTACACCTAAGTGTAGTTTTACAAAGGAGCCATGCTTAGATTTTACACACGGAAACAAACCAGATTTAGCAGAAATTGAAGTTCCGCATCCTGATCAGCAAGGAAATTTTGAAGAGGCGCCAAGGTTATTCGGTGAAGAAGAAATAAGTGTATCCACCTGCAGTTTGGATGTAGTTGAAGATGATGGTCATATTGAACCCCCGTCTTCTGATGTAATATCATCTCCAATGAGTAACCTTACAAAGTTGGAAGAATCTCTTTCTATTTTAGCAGATCCTCATGAGAAGGAGATGATAGTTAATGAGGTGGATAATAGAGAATCTTTGACAGAATTAGCAGCCCAGAAGGTAGTGGATCAAGTAGATATTGCTTCTACTGAATTTCCATCAGACATGAACAGATCAGTTCCATGCTATCCTCCTGATTCTGGAATGTGGAATAATATTGAGCATTCATCTCTTGAGAAAATCCAATATAGCTCTTCGATCAATGACCTGAAAACAGTGCCTGTTTGTTTGGACCAAGACCCTCGAAGGTCATCTGATCAACGAATTAACCCAACAAAACATGTCATGGATCCATCAGAACCACTTATTTCTGACTTCATACGCAAGGCAACTAAAAAACATCTTGAGGAGATGGCACCTATGCCCCCTCTGCCTCCAATGCAATGGAGAACGGGCAAGGTTCAACATGCTTCCCTGGTTACACAGAGAGAAGAAGCAAGTCTAGCCTCACTCCAACCAATACAGCCAAATAAACCTGATGATAAGTCTCAATTTGGTTTATTTACTTCTGAGAAAGAAACCCTGCCATATCAGAATCTATTTTTACCTGTCATGGCTATGCAAAGCAATAAGTATCAACATTCTTCTGGGGTTTCTGCGGGAATTTCAGAGAATCCTGTTGCTATTCCTTTTCAATTTCCTGTAATGTTAAATGAAGCAAATGGTCAATATAATTTCCTGGTAGCAGAGCAAAGCCAGATACAAAACCCTTTCTTAGCATTCCGGGACAGGCCTCCACTTGGCTATATTGTTGCTTCGGAGGGAGAAAAAACATTGAATTCAAATCCATACTCATCAACGCTGCCTGCTGTGTGTGCTATTTCTGAGGCTGATCCTATTtttcagcaagaaaaaccaaCACAATCTCCAAGTCAGTTAACGGAAGGTGACAGCTTAGCAGTTAAAATGGATAGACCTGGAGAATTGCATTTGGTGCTACATGAAGATGTTCCCCTTTCTCCAAAAGAGAAACCAGCACAAACTCCGAGACTGTTAATGGAAGGGACCAGTTTAGAAGTTAAAATTCCTAAGCAGTCTTCACTTAATCTGGAAGGGAGGATACAAGAAGATACTTCAATCTCACCCGTGTCCCCTCCCAGTCCAGGAATTGAGCACTCAAATCACAGTATGCTGCCTTCAGATGGAGAAATGGCGTCTCCATTGGATACATCTGCTCGGACTGAGATGCCAGATGGAAAACCAAAGAATAAGCGTCCTCTTCCCCAAGATCCTGTAATTGATCCTGTAGCTGCTCTTGACAAAAGCAGG TTGAGGAAAGTTACTGAAAGGGTGATGCCCCCCAGAGCAGCAAAGGGAGATGAAAGAGACTCACTGTTAGAAATTATAAGAACTAAG TCCTTCAACTTGAGGCCGGCTGCGGTGAACCGACCACCCAGCATTTGGGGTCCGAAAACGAACTTGAGGGTTGCTGCCATCCTGGAAAAAGCAAATGCAATTCGTCAG GCATTGGCTGGAagtgatgaagatgatgatgcaGATAGTTGGAGTGATTCTTGA
- the LOC137827305 gene encoding short-chain dehydrogenase reductase 2a-like produces the protein MIVMSEKPLPPVPPQVSDTTFCPSSKRLEGKIAIVTGGARGIGEATVRVFVKHGAKVVIADVEDAAGAMLAETLSPSASYVHCDVRLEKEVENLVSSTISRYGHLDIMFNNAGVLGNQSKNKSIVNFDPDEFNRVMCVNVKGVALGMKHAARVMIPRGVGCIISTTSVAGLMGGLGPHAYTASKHAIVGLTKNTSCELGKYGIRVNCISPFGVATSMLVNAWRSCDDEEADHEGINFGVPFPEEVEKMEEFVRGLANLRGTTLRAVDIAEAALYLASDESKYVSGHNLVVDGGVTSSRNCIGL, from the exons ATGATTGTGATGTCTGAGAAACCCCTTCCGCCAGTTCCTCCACAGGTTTCAGACACCACCTTTTGTCCTTCTTCAAAGAG GTTGGAAGGAAAAATTGCTATTGTAACTGGGGGTGCTAGGGGAATAGGTGAAGCAACTGTGAGAGTTTTCGTGAAGCATGGTGCAAAGGTGGTGATTGCTGATGTTGAGGATGCAGCTGGAGCCATGCTTGCTGAGACACTGTCTCCCTCAGCAAGCTATGTCCACTGTGATGTTAGGTTGGAGAAAGAGGTTGAGAACTTGGTTAGTTCCACAATTTCTCGCTATGGACATCTTGACATCATGTTCAACAATGCTGGGGTGCTAGGGAACCAGTCCAAGAACAAGAGCATTGTGAACTTTGATCCTGATGAGTTTAACAGGGTCATGTGTGTGAATGTGAAGGGAGTGGCTTTGGGGATGAAGCATGCTGCAAGGGTGATGATTCCAAGAGGAGTAGGGTGCATTATCTCAACTACTAGTGTGGCAGGGCTCATGGGGGGGCTTGGACCACATGCTTACACAGCCTCAAAGCATGCCATAGTTGGGCTTACAAAGAACACTTCTTGTGAGTTGGGGAAGTATGGGATAAGGGTGAATTGCATTTCACCATTTGGGGTGGCTACTTCCATGCTTGTGAATGCATGGAGGTCTTGTGATGATGAAGAGGCTGATCATGAGGGCATCAATTTTGGGGTGCCTTTCCCAGAGGAAGTGGAGAAAATGGAGGAGTTTGTCAGAGGTCTTGCCAACTTGAGAGGAACAACTTTGAGGGCCGTGGACATTGCTGAGGCTGCACTCTATCTTGCTAGTGACGAATCCAAGTATGTGAGTGGCCACAATCTTGTTGTGGATGGTGGAGTCACTTCCTCAAGAAATTGTATTGGATTGTAA